The following are encoded in a window of Bacillota bacterium genomic DNA:
- a CDS encoding CoA-binding protein, producing MPLLTNDEQLRRAMTETKTIAVIGLSPDSAKPSHFVPAYMQSKGYRIIPVNPTVDSVLGEKAYASLADVPEKVDMVDVFRRAEKTPPIVDEAAKIGAKLVWLQEGIASDEAAAKAEAHGLGIVMDKCLMKEHKRLFG from the coding sequence ATGCCTCTCCTGACCAACGATGAGCAACTGCGCCGGGCGATGACCGAGACCAAGACCATCGCCGTCATCGGGCTGTCCCCCGATTCGGCCAAACCAAGCCACTTCGTGCCGGCCTACATGCAGTCCAAGGGCTACCGGATCATCCCGGTCAACCCGACCGTCGACTCCGTCCTCGGTGAGAAGGCCTACGCCTCGCTGGCCGACGTTCCCGAGAAGGTCGACATGGTCGACGTCTTCCGACGGGCCGAGAAGACCCCGCCCATCGTCGACGAAGCCGCCAAGATTGGCGCCAAGCTGGTCTGGCTGCAGGAGGGCATCGCCAGCGACGAGGCCGCCGCCAAGGCCGAGGCCCACGGCCTGGGCATCGTCAT
- a CDS encoding 4Fe-4S binding protein: MPAKIIESLCTGCRTCERNCPAGAISVVAGRARVDPALCTECETCVENCMQGALTMVAAKDSGPTTGILCHRG, encoded by the coding sequence ATGCCGGCTAAAATCATCGAGAGCCTCTGCACGGGCTGCCGCACCTGCGAGCGGAACTGCCCGGCCGGCGCCATCAGCGTCGTCGCCGGGAGGGCCCGGGTCGACCCCGCCCTCTGCACCGAATGCGAGACCTGCGTGGAGAACTGCATGCAGGGGGCGCTGACGATGGTGGCGGCGAAGGATTCCGGGCCCACCACGGGAATACTCTGTCACCGGGGGTGA
- the trxA gene encoding thioredoxin, with the protein MPVLIDQRACDNSSGCSAVRVCPTSAIHFNTVSGKIEADNSKCRSCKNHPCDRVCPAGAVKWFAGQAELEAAQKAIAASTLTQDDLLEQRYGVRPGDPAALGPNLYHVDCDNFKREVLEAGGPVVVDFWASWCAPCRVLAPTFKALAAEYEGQVKFAKLDTEECRDIPNALGIMSIPTMLFFNHGELVDQAVGALPKEAIRRKLDAVAGAGGRAAGPVAD; encoded by the coding sequence GTGCCCGTCCTCATCGATCAACGCGCCTGCGACAATTCCTCAGGCTGTTCGGCCGTCCGCGTCTGCCCGACCAGCGCCATCCATTTCAACACCGTCTCCGGCAAGATCGAGGCCGACAACAGCAAGTGCCGTTCCTGCAAGAACCACCCGTGCGACCGGGTCTGCCCGGCCGGGGCGGTCAAGTGGTTCGCCGGCCAGGCCGAGCTCGAGGCGGCCCAGAAGGCCATCGCCGCCAGCACCCTGACCCAGGACGACCTCCTGGAGCAGCGCTATGGCGTCCGCCCGGGCGACCCGGCCGCCCTCGGCCCAAACCTCTATCATGTCGACTGCGACAACTTCAAGCGTGAGGTCCTCGAGGCCGGCGGCCCCGTCGTCGTCGACTTCTGGGCTTCCTGGTGCGCCCCTTGCCGCGTCCTGGCCCCGACCTTCAAGGCCCTGGCCGCCGAGTATGAGGGCCAGGTCAAGTTCGCCAAGCTGGACACGGAGGAGTGCCGCGACATCCCCAACGCCCTGGGGATCATGAGCATCCCGACGATGCTCTTCTTCAATCACGGCGAGCTGGTCGACCAGGCCGTCGGAGCCCTGCCCAAGGAGGCCATCCGGCGCAAGCTCGACGCCGTCGCCGGGGCCGGCGGCCGGGCGGCGGGCCCGGTGGCGGACTGA
- a CDS encoding ABC transporter substrate-binding protein, translating into MTRKRWAALILVVTVLLTTFSVTGCGKAAAPKVIKIAVAGPMQFIQGQHHWLGAQMAAEEINKAGGVTVGKDKYTIELVQVDTNELLSVDDAASAAEKAITVNKVNAIIGTIRSEASIAIQELAMDNKTIMMVCGASLPQMAEKVGKDYNRYKYWFRVTPINATYLVKASMLLLNHVGGVFRKELGIQKPKVAAIIEKAVAGDPLAAAAAKLIPTFGMEFVGVWRPSPTATDLTAELTAIRKKGAQIIYTYFSATAGVPYAKQWGELQIPAASVGINVEAQAKGFMQATGDKGNYEYTLNTYAPVQITPKTLPFYEEFTKRAGQFPTYNAGTYDAIYIYKEAIERAKSLDPEAVVPELEKTNYLSAAGKVVFDKTHDVTWGPGYVTALGTQWQDGKLVAVWPNGWEGITYPGTVNYQLPPWVVSEWKKK; encoded by the coding sequence TTGACGAGAAAGAGATGGGCCGCACTCATCCTTGTAGTAACGGTCTTGCTGACCACGTTCTCGGTCACCGGCTGCGGCAAGGCGGCCGCTCCCAAGGTCATCAAGATAGCCGTGGCCGGTCCCATGCAGTTCATCCAGGGACAGCACCACTGGCTCGGGGCTCAGATGGCCGCGGAAGAGATCAACAAGGCCGGCGGGGTCACGGTAGGCAAGGACAAGTACACCATTGAACTCGTCCAGGTGGACACGAACGAGCTGCTCAGCGTGGATGACGCCGCGAGCGCGGCGGAGAAGGCAATCACCGTGAACAAGGTGAACGCCATCATCGGGACCATCAGGTCGGAGGCCTCCATTGCCATCCAAGAGCTCGCCATGGACAACAAGACGATCATGATGGTCTGTGGGGCCTCACTGCCGCAGATGGCGGAGAAGGTGGGGAAGGACTACAACCGCTACAAGTACTGGTTCCGGGTCACCCCGATCAACGCTACCTACCTGGTGAAGGCGTCGATGCTCCTCCTGAACCACGTCGGCGGGGTCTTCAGGAAGGAGCTCGGGATCCAGAAGCCCAAGGTCGCCGCGATCATCGAGAAGGCGGTGGCCGGCGACCCGCTGGCGGCCGCGGCGGCGAAGCTCATCCCGACCTTCGGGATGGAATTCGTCGGGGTGTGGCGCCCCTCGCCCACGGCCACGGACCTCACCGCCGAGCTGACCGCGATTCGCAAGAAGGGCGCCCAGATAATCTACACCTACTTCTCGGCCACAGCCGGGGTCCCGTACGCCAAGCAGTGGGGCGAACTCCAGATCCCGGCGGCCTCCGTCGGCATCAACGTGGAGGCTCAGGCCAAGGGGTTCATGCAGGCCACGGGGGACAAAGGGAACTACGAATACACGTTGAACACCTACGCCCCCGTCCAGATCACGCCGAAGACCTTACCCTTCTACGAGGAGTTCACCAAGCGGGCGGGGCAGTTCCCGACGTACAACGCGGGTACCTATGACGCCATCTACATCTACAAGGAAGCCATCGAGCGGGCCAAGAGCCTCGATCCCGAGGCCGTCGTACCCGAACTCGAGAAGACCAACTACCTTTCGGCCGCCGGCAAGGTCGTCTTCGACAAGACTCATGACGTCACCTGGGGCCCTGGTTACGTCACGGCCCTCGGCACCCAATGGCAGGATGGCAAGCTCGTCGCCGTTTGGCCCAATGGCTGGGAAGGGATAACCTACCCGGGCACGGTCAACTACCAGTTGCCGCCGTGGGTCGTCAGCGAGTGGAAGAAGAAGTGA
- a CDS encoding branched-chain amino acid ABC transporter permease, producing MNLRRLYRRFTGEVLVLPGRTLALVVCLVLLVLPLFHRHPYTLRVLSLTFIFAIFAASWDLLSGFVGQLSLGHAIFFGVAAYTSALLNLRAGLPPLVTIPAGALVAVLMGLIIGIPCLRLKGQYLSLATMAFPIILTGLVYLFSGVTGGELGVSGLARLGPTRLAEYYIALVLVLGLGLVMWKITSSKVGLIFHAIREDEITARASGINTPMYKLLAFCLSGFFAGISGGLYSHFMRVAGPSTLSVLTSFQPVIWTIFGGVASIYGAIAGTFVLYPLMEFLRVAPELRTLIFAALIVLVLRFMPEGLTPWFIDRVESECPRCKEHNAVTRRTCRVCGAPLGRLSAFRAGPFQPGKGGRVAG from the coding sequence GTGAATCTGCGGAGGCTTTATCGCCGGTTCACCGGCGAGGTGCTGGTGCTTCCGGGGCGGACGCTCGCGCTTGTGGTCTGCCTCGTTCTGCTGGTCTTGCCGTTGTTCCACCGGCACCCCTACACCCTGCGGGTGCTGAGCCTCACCTTCATCTTCGCCATCTTTGCCGCCAGTTGGGACCTCCTTTCCGGCTTCGTCGGCCAGCTCAGCCTGGGGCACGCCATCTTCTTCGGGGTGGCCGCCTACACCTCCGCTCTCCTCAACTTGCGCGCCGGCCTGCCGCCGCTCGTCACCATCCCGGCGGGCGCCCTTGTGGCGGTGCTGATGGGCCTGATCATCGGCATCCCGTGCCTCCGGTTGAAGGGGCAGTATCTCAGCCTCGCGACCATGGCCTTCCCGATCATCCTGACCGGCCTCGTCTACCTCTTCTCCGGCGTGACCGGCGGGGAACTTGGGGTCTCGGGACTGGCCCGCCTCGGCCCGACCCGCCTGGCCGAGTACTATATAGCGCTGGTCCTCGTCCTTGGTCTGGGGCTCGTCATGTGGAAGATAACGAGCTCGAAGGTGGGCCTCATCTTTCACGCCATCCGCGAGGACGAGATCACGGCCAGGGCCTCGGGCATCAACACCCCCATGTATAAGCTCCTCGCCTTCTGCCTGAGCGGCTTCTTCGCGGGCATCTCGGGGGGACTCTACAGCCACTTCATGAGGGTGGCCGGCCCGTCGACCCTCAGCGTTCTGACTTCCTTCCAGCCCGTCATCTGGACCATCTTCGGAGGGGTCGCCTCCATCTACGGGGCCATCGCGGGGACCTTCGTGCTCTACCCCCTGATGGAGTTCCTCCGAGTCGCCCCAGAGCTGCGCACCCTCATTTTCGCCGCGCTGATCGTCCTGGTGTTGAGGTTCATGCCGGAGGGGCTCACGCCTTGGTTCATCGACCGCGTCGAAAGCGAGTGCCCGCGGTGCAAGGAACACAACGCGGTCACGCGGAGGACTTGCCGGGTCTGCGGGGCCCCCCTGGGGCGGCTGTCGGCCTTCCGGGCCGGGCCTTTCCAGCCAGGGAAGGGGGGACGCGTAGCCGGGTAA
- a CDS encoding branched-chain amino acid ABC transporter permease: MLTDILVTALINASVYAMLAMGFSLIFGVARIINLAHTAFYMLAGYFIFSFTSVLGLGLLPAMLLSITLVVVIAVLSYRLLIDPMREHEAAVLIITVALAMVFQELMLIFYGGHFRSVPPLVSGYVTLLRVRVSSQYVLTIGALVAILTVVWVVLMRTRLGLAIRATAQDREIANVMGMDVSLISTITMAIASALAATAGALVAPLYILEPRMWLYPLTIVLAIVVLGGIGSLKGSLIASAIIALSETLVTFLLPSGAFLKGAFSLGVMIVVLLIRPEGLFGVSFEGER, from the coding sequence GTGCTGACGGACATCCTGGTCACCGCGCTCATCAACGCGAGCGTTTACGCCATGCTGGCGATGGGCTTTTCCCTTATCTTCGGGGTGGCGCGGATCATCAACCTGGCCCACACCGCCTTCTACATGCTGGCGGGCTACTTCATCTTCTCCTTCACCTCCGTGCTGGGCCTTGGGCTCCTGCCCGCGATGCTCCTGTCGATAACCCTGGTGGTCGTCATCGCCGTGCTGAGCTACCGGCTGCTGATCGACCCCATGCGGGAGCACGAAGCCGCCGTGCTCATCATCACCGTGGCTCTGGCCATGGTCTTCCAGGAGCTGATGCTGATTTTTTACGGGGGCCACTTCAGGAGCGTTCCCCCGCTGGTATCCGGCTACGTGACCCTCCTCAGGGTCCGCGTGAGCAGCCAATACGTGCTCACCATCGGGGCCCTCGTGGCCATCCTGACGGTGGTGTGGGTGGTGCTCATGAGGACCCGCCTCGGGCTTGCCATTCGGGCCACGGCCCAGGACAGGGAGATCGCCAATGTCATGGGCATGGACGTCTCGCTGATCTCCACCATCACCATGGCCATCGCCTCGGCCCTGGCGGCCACCGCGGGCGCGCTGGTGGCGCCCCTGTACATCCTGGAGCCCAGGATGTGGCTGTATCCTCTGACCATCGTGCTGGCCATCGTGGTCCTCGGCGGGATTGGGAGCCTCAAGGGCAGCCTCATCGCGTCCGCCATCATCGCCCTGAGCGAGACCCTCGTCACCTTCCTCCTGCCGTCCGGCGCCTTCTTGAAGGGGGCTTTCTCGCTGGGGGTCATGATCGTGGTGCTACTCATAAGGCCCGAAGGGCTGTTCGGCGTGAGCTTCGAGGGAGAGAGATAG
- a CDS encoding ABC transporter ATP-binding protein, with protein MAATSEAGPSAAGSLLEVRGLTVCYDTAMLLNDVSLSVDRGELAGLVGPNGAGKTTLLRTVAGLVRWEKQAKQGTRAGNITIEGEVRFDGERIDSLPPHIIARRGLVLCPERRRPFTELTVADNLMAGAYLQRDRRVLRETLDLVHQMFPVLKQRSRQISGTLSGGEQQMLAIGRALMTRPRLLCVDEPSTGLSPLVKKELFAKINEINRRGITVLLVEQDTALTLSVCARSYVLSHSRIVASGARQDLLADQAVHRLYLGLQSP; from the coding sequence ATGGCGGCCACTTCTGAAGCGGGCCCGTCCGCGGCGGGCAGTCTGCTGGAGGTCAGGGGACTCACCGTGTGTTACGACACGGCGATGCTCCTCAACGACGTCAGCCTCTCGGTGGATCGCGGCGAGCTGGCCGGCTTGGTCGGGCCGAACGGGGCGGGCAAGACGACGCTCCTCCGGACCGTCGCCGGCCTGGTCCGCTGGGAGAAGCAAGCCAAGCAGGGCACCCGCGCCGGCAACATCACCATCGAGGGAGAGGTGCGCTTTGACGGGGAGCGCATCGACTCGCTCCCGCCCCACATCATCGCCCGCCGCGGCCTCGTCCTGTGCCCCGAGCGGCGGCGGCCCTTCACCGAGCTCACGGTGGCCGACAACCTCATGGCCGGGGCGTACCTCCAGAGGGACAGGAGGGTGCTCCGCGAGACCCTGGACCTGGTCCACCAGATGTTCCCGGTCTTGAAACAGAGGTCACGGCAGATCTCGGGCACCCTCTCCGGCGGGGAACAGCAGATGCTGGCCATCGGCCGGGCGCTCATGACCCGTCCAAGGTTGCTCTGCGTAGATGAGCCCTCCACCGGCCTCTCCCCCCTGGTGAAGAAGGAGCTGTTCGCCAAGATCAACGAGATCAACCGGAGGGGGATCACCGTCCTCTTGGTGGAGCAGGACACGGCCCTCACCCTGTCGGTGTGCGCGCGGAGCTATGTCCTGTCGCACAGCCGGATCGTGGCCTCCGGAGCGAGACAGGACCTCTTGGCCGACCAGGCGGTGCACCGGTTGTACCTGGGTCTCCAGTCGCCATGA
- a CDS encoding ABC transporter ATP-binding protein, translated as MDAAFFEIEGLVKRFGGLTAVDGVSFSVDRSEVVGLIGPNGAGKSTLVKLAMGLLKPERGSIRFRGREITGLPPWAIVNRGLAGTFQNTRPFRRLPIMANVMVPCLAPRARKRGEWVKRIETKARDALEFVGISDLALEPASHLSHGDLKRLEIARAIATEPDLLILDEPFGGLNPSESELLAKSIKRLHKGGRFGRLHSEGVAMIIIDHKLSDLLKIVDRVIVMHFGRVIASGRPQEVVNDPQVIEAYLGREEVEA; from the coding sequence ATGGACGCCGCCTTTTTTGAAATAGAAGGCCTCGTGAAACGGTTCGGCGGCCTCACCGCCGTGGACGGCGTGAGCTTCTCGGTCGACCGGAGTGAGGTGGTCGGACTGATCGGCCCCAACGGCGCCGGCAAGAGCACCCTGGTGAAGCTGGCGATGGGGCTCCTCAAGCCGGAGCGCGGCTCGATCAGGTTCCGAGGGCGCGAGATAACCGGCCTTCCCCCCTGGGCGATCGTCAACCGTGGCCTCGCCGGCACCTTCCAGAACACGCGCCCCTTCCGCCGGTTGCCGATCATGGCCAACGTCATGGTGCCGTGCCTGGCCCCCAGGGCCAGGAAGCGGGGCGAGTGGGTGAAGCGCATCGAGACCAAAGCGAGGGACGCCCTGGAGTTCGTGGGCATCTCCGACCTCGCCCTGGAGCCGGCCTCGCACCTTTCCCACGGCGACCTGAAGCGCCTCGAGATCGCCAGGGCCATCGCCACCGAGCCTGATCTGCTCATCCTGGACGAGCCGTTCGGGGGGCTCAACCCCTCTGAGAGCGAGCTCCTGGCCAAGTCGATCAAGCGCCTCCACAAAGGCGGACGGTTCGGCCGGCTGCACAGCGAGGGGGTGGCGATGATCATCATCGACCACAAGCTCTCGGACCTCTTGAAGATCGTCGACCGGGTCATCGTGATGCACTTCGGCCGGGTGATCGCCTCCGGCCGGCCCCAGGAGGTCGTCAATGACCCCCAGGTGATCGAGGCTTACCTGGGAAGGGAGGAGGTGGAGGCGTGA
- a CDS encoding AMP-binding protein: MEVKGRYLAKPWCRFYPDGVPETIEIPPIPLPRLFEETADKYASRVAIYFYGHNLRYQDLKDQVLRMANALSHLGVKKGDRVALYLLNTPQFVISYLAALRLGAVLTPISPVYTSPEVKHQLSDSGAKSVICQDILCSNVARTGLKLDNVIVTGIAEYLPWLKKALGKSLLGRVARDIEIPKVELPTADGVHQFQDLLKRYPPTPPEVAIDPLTDLAALPYTGGTTGPPKGAMLTHHNLLATQRQTTAFWPVMEPGKEAIIAFLPFYHIYGQIVAMLNGLFLGATLVLFTTPDVDDIIDSIDGRGATLLFGVPTFFEYLKEYHRTGQADWKRLKLITCGADTLHEATVTSWQERTGSRIMEGYGMTETAAVSHANPLGRGKIGSIGVPVPNVLAAVVDPDTNAFIPPGEVGELVLRGPNMMGGYWGNPEETARALVDIDGEVWLKTGDLVRMDDEGYFFFYDRKKDLIKYKGYSVFARDIEEHLMKHPQIKAAGVIGVPDPRVGEIVKAVIVLHNEARGKLSEEDILAYCREALAHYKVPRIIEFRGELPRTDVGKTSRRELREEVEAG, translated from the coding sequence ATGGAAGTCAAGGGACGCTACCTCGCCAAACCGTGGTGTCGGTTTTACCCGGATGGAGTGCCCGAGACGATCGAGATACCCCCGATCCCACTGCCGCGTCTGTTTGAGGAGACAGCGGACAAATACGCGTCGCGCGTGGCGATCTATTTTTACGGCCACAACCTCCGGTACCAGGACCTCAAGGACCAGGTGCTCCGAATGGCCAACGCCCTTTCCCACCTGGGGGTCAAGAAAGGGGACAGGGTGGCCCTCTACCTGCTCAACACCCCGCAGTTCGTCATCTCGTACCTGGCGGCCCTGAGGCTCGGGGCCGTCCTCACGCCGATCAGCCCCGTCTACACCAGCCCCGAGGTGAAGCACCAGCTCTCCGACAGCGGGGCGAAGTCCGTAATCTGCCAGGACATCCTTTGCTCCAACGTGGCCAGGACAGGTCTCAAGCTGGATAACGTGATCGTCACCGGGATCGCCGAGTATTTGCCTTGGCTCAAGAAGGCCCTGGGGAAGAGCCTTCTTGGCCGGGTGGCCAGGGACATCGAGATTCCGAAGGTCGAGCTGCCAACGGCCGACGGGGTTCATCAATTCCAGGACCTGCTCAAGCGCTACCCACCGACCCCGCCCGAGGTGGCCATCGACCCGCTCACCGACCTGGCCGCGCTCCCCTACACGGGGGGCACCACGGGCCCCCCGAAGGGGGCCATGCTCACCCACCACAACCTCCTCGCCACCCAGCGCCAGACCACGGCGTTCTGGCCGGTCATGGAACCGGGCAAGGAGGCCATCATCGCCTTCCTCCCCTTTTACCACATCTATGGGCAGATCGTGGCGATGCTCAACGGCCTTTTCCTCGGCGCCACTCTGGTGCTGTTCACCACGCCGGATGTCGACGACATCATCGACTCCATCGACGGCCGGGGGGCGACGCTGCTCTTCGGGGTGCCGACCTTCTTTGAGTACCTCAAGGAATACCACCGGACGGGCCAGGCCGACTGGAAAAGGCTGAAGCTCATCACCTGCGGCGCCGACACCCTTCACGAGGCCACCGTCACCAGTTGGCAGGAGCGCACCGGCAGTCGGATCATGGAGGGCTACGGGATGACGGAGACCGCCGCGGTCTCCCACGCCAACCCCCTGGGCCGGGGAAAGATCGGCTCCATCGGAGTGCCGGTCCCGAATGTCCTGGCCGCGGTGGTCGACCCCGACACGAACGCCTTCATCCCTCCCGGCGAGGTGGGCGAGCTCGTCCTCAGAGGTCCCAACATGATGGGCGGTTACTGGGGGAACCCCGAGGAGACCGCCAGGGCGCTCGTGGACATCGATGGTGAGGTGTGGCTCAAGACGGGCGACCTCGTCCGCATGGACGACGAGGGGTACTTCTTCTTCTACGACCGCAAGAAGGACCTCATCAAGTACAAGGGTTACTCCGTGTTCGCCCGGGACATCGAGGAGCACCTCATGAAGCATCCGCAGATAAAGGCGGCCGGGGTCATCGGTGTTCCTGATCCCAGGGTGGGCGAAATCGTCAAGGCGGTCATCGTGCTGCACAACGAGGCCAGGGGCAAGCTGTCGGAAGAGGACATCCTGGCGTACTGCCGCGAGGCCCTCGCCCACTACAAGGTCCCGCGGATCATCGAGTTCCGGGGCGAGCTGCCCCGCACCGACGTGGGCAAGACCTCCCGGCGCGAACTCCGCGAAGAGGTGGAGGCCGGCTGA